A genomic region of Palaemon carinicauda isolate YSFRI2023 chromosome 11, ASM3689809v2, whole genome shotgun sequence contains the following coding sequences:
- the LOC137649579 gene encoding pro-resilin-like: MHRTYPVQPTMIAKTCLVLALVAAVYGAPSQPPYGYAPPPSHEEPAKYDFNYAVKDDYSGNDFGHQEARDGYDTQGSYYVLLPDGRLQKVSYNVNGDSGFVAEVTYEGEPQYNPAPSYA, translated from the exons ATGCATCGCACTTATCCTGTGCAGCCCACAATGATCGCTAAG ACTTGTTTAGTATTGGCCCTGGTTGCCGCCGTCTACGGTGCTCCATCCCAGCCTCCATACGGATACGCTCCACCACCCTCCCACGAG GAACCAGCcaagtacgacttcaactacgccgtcaaggacgactactcgggcaacgacttcggccaccaggaagcccgtgatggctacgacactcagggatcctactacgtgctccttcccgacggtcgcctgcagaaggtgtcctacaacgtcaacggggactcgggtttcgtggctgaggtcacttacgagggagagcctCAGTACAACCCAGCGCCCTCTTATGCTTAA
- the LOC137649582 gene encoding pro-resilin-like yields the protein MSRTDDGRCDSEERLWRGGPFSCGHKRLLPLSRQICLLLSLVAAVFGGPSQPQYGYAPPPSHEEPAKYDFNYAVKDDYSGNDFGHQEARDGYDTQGSYYVLLPDGRLQKVSYNVNGDSGFVAEVTYEGEPQYNPAPSYA from the exons ATGTCAAGGACAGATGATGGGCGTTGTGACAGCGAAGAACGTCTTTGGCGGGGAGGACCTTTCTCCTGCGGCCACAAGAGGCTCCTCCCGCTTAGTC GACAGATTTGTTTGTTGTTGTCCCTTGTGGCTGCCGTCTTTGGTGGCCCCTCCCAGCCCCAGTATGGATACGCCCCTCCTCCATCTCACGAG GAACCAGCcaagtacgacttcaactacgccgtcaaggacgactactcgggcaacgacttcggccaccaggaagcccgtgatggctacgacactcagggatcctactacgtgctccttcccgacggtcgcctgcagaaggtgtcctacaacgtcaacggggactcgggtttcgtggctgaggtcacttacgagggagagcctCAGTACAACCCAGCGCCCTCTTATGCTTAA
- the LOC137649895 gene encoding pro-resilin-like, producing the protein MIAKVCLLLSLVAAVFGGPSQPQYGYAPPPSHEEPAKYDFNYAVKDDYSGNDFGHQEVSYNVNGDSGFVAEVTYEGEPQYNPAPSYA; encoded by the exons ATGATCGCTAAG GTTTGTTTGTTGTTGTCCCTTGTGGCTGCCGTTTTTGGTGGCCCCTCCCAGCCCCAGTATGGATACGCCCCTCCTCCATCTCACGAG GAACCAGCcaagtacgacttcaactacgccgtcaaggacgactactcgggcaacgacttcggccaccaggaa gtgtcctacaacgtcaacggggactcgggtttcgtggctgaggtcacttacgagggagagcctCAGTACAATCCAGCGCCCTCTTATGCTTAA
- the LOC137649896 gene encoding pro-resilin-like, translating to MIAKICLLLSLVAAVFGDPSQPQYGYAPPPSHEEPAKYDFNYAVKDDYSGNDFGHQEARDGYDTQGSYYVLLPDGRLQKVSYNVNGDSGFVAEVTYEGEPQYNPAPSYA from the exons ATGATCGCTAAG ATTTGTTTGTTGTTGTCCCTTGTGGCTGCCGTCTTTGGTGACCCCTCCCAGCCCCAGTATGGATACGCCCCTCCTCCATCTCACGAG GAACCAGCcaagtacgacttcaactacgccgtcaaggacgactactcgggcaacgacttcggccaccaggaagcccgtgatggctacgacactcagggatcctactacgtgctccttcccgacggtcgcctgcagaaggtgtcctacaacgtcaacggggactcgggtttcgtggctgaggtcacttacgagggagagcctCAGTACAACCCAGCGCCCTCTTATGCTTAA
- the LOC137649576 gene encoding pro-resilin-like, with amino-acid sequence MIAKICLLLSLVAAVFGGPSQPQYGYAPPPSHEEPAKYDFNYAVKDDYSGNDFGHQEARDGYDTQGSYYVLLPDGRLQKVSYNVNGDSGFVAEVTYEGEPQYNPAPSYA; translated from the exons ATGATCGCTAAG ATTTGTTTGTTGTTGTCCCTTGTGGCTGCCGTCTTTGGTGGCCCCTCCCAGCCCCAGTATGGATACGCCCCTCCTCCATCTCACGAG GAACCAGCcaagtacgacttcaactacgccgtcaaggacgactactcgggcaacgacttcggccaccaggaagcccgtgatggctacgacactcagggatcctactacgtgctccttcccgacggtcgcctgcagaaggtgtcctacaacgtcaacggggactcgggtttcgtggctgaggtcacttacgagggagagcctCAGTACAACCCAGCGCCATCTTATGCTTAA
- the LOC137649577 gene encoding pro-resilin-like, whose protein sequence is MALDFVATVLGAPSQPSYGYAPQPTHEEPAKYDFNYAVKDDYSGNDFGHQEARDGYDTQGSYYVLLPDGRLQKVSYNVNGDSGFVAEVTYEGEPQYNPAPSYA, encoded by the exons ATGGCTTTGGACTTCGTTGCCACTGTCTTGGGCGCCCCATCCCAGCCTTCCTATGGCTACGCCCCTCAACCTACTCACGAG GAACCAGCcaagtacgacttcaactacgccgtcaaggacgactactcgggcaacgacttcggccaccaggaagcccgtgatggctacgacactcagggatcctactacgtgctccttcccgacggtcgcctgcagaaggtgtcctacaacgtcaacggggactcgggtttcgtggctgaggtcacttacgagggagagcctCAGTACAACCCAGCGCCCTCTTATGCTTAA
- the LOC137649897 gene encoding pro-resilin-like encodes MDPDSHDEYDHIWSSSQDLMGSRPATPSDAQRRPCPMNQELNMIANVCLSLALVAAVFGAPSQPQYGYAPPPSHEDPAKYDFNYAVKDDYSGNDFGHQEARDGYDTQGSYYVLLPDGRLQKVSYNVNGDSGFVAEVTYEGEPQYNPVPSYA; translated from the exons ATGGATCCGGATTCCCATGACGAATACGACCATATTTGGTCTTCTTCTCAGGACCTCATGGGGTCACGCCCAGCGACGCCCAGCGACGCCCAGCGACGCCCGTGCCCTATGAATCA AGAACTCAACATGATCGCTAAC GTTTGCTTGTCTTTGGCCCTCGTGGCTGCCGTGTTTGGGGCCCCCTCCCAGCCCCAGTATGGATACGCCCCTCCTCCATCTCACGAG GATCCAGCcaagtacgacttcaactacgccgtgAAGGACGACTACTCAGGCAACGACTTTggccaccaggaagcccgtgatggctacgacactcagggatcctactacgtgctccttcccgacggtcgcctgcagaaggtgtcctacaacgtcaacggggactcgggtttcgtggctgaggtcacttacgagggagagcctCAGTACAATCCAGTGCCCTCTTATGCTTGA
- the LOC137649898 gene encoding pro-resilin-like, producing the protein MIAKICLLLSLVAVVFGVPSQPQYGYAPPPSHEEPAKYDFNYAVKDDYSGNDFGHQEARDGYDTQGSYYVLLPDGRLQKVSYNVNGDSGFVAEVTYEGEPQYNPAPSYA; encoded by the exons ATGATCGCTAAG ATTTGTTTGTTGTTGTCCCTTGTGGCTGTTGTCTTTGGTGTCCCCTCCCAGCCCCAGTATGGATACGCCCCTCCTCCATCTCACgag GAACCCGCcaagtacgacttcaactacgccgtcaaggacgactactcaggcaacgacttcggccaccaggaagcccgtgatggctacgacactcagggatcctactacgtgctccttcccgacggtcgcctgcagaaggtgtcctacaacgtcaacggggactcgggtttcgtggctgaggtcacttacgagggagagcctCAGTACAACCCAGCGCCCTCTTATGCTTAA